A genomic segment from Aegilops tauschii subsp. strangulata cultivar AL8/78 chromosome 1, Aet v6.0, whole genome shotgun sequence encodes:
- the LOC109762701 gene encoding uncharacterized protein, translating into MAALAHHHRVLLSFTSFATPRTHLPCASSSPPPTHARLRGARVLRHASGGGGSSSAAPVSSSSLEELSRSCTTWSWRGMRVNYLVRGEGPPVLLVHGFGASVAHWRRNIGVLSESNTVYAIDLLGFGASDKPAGFSYTMETWAELILEFLDEVVKRPTVLVGNSVGSLACVIAASDSTRDLVRGLVLLNCSGGMNNKAIVDDWRIKLLLPLLWLIDFLLKQKSIASALFGRVKERENLKNILMSVYGNKDAVDDELVEIIRGPADTEGALDAFVSTVTGPPGPSPIALMPRIKIPVLVLWGDEDPFTPIDGPVGKYFSGLPSELPNVRLYMLEGVGHCPHDDRPDLVHEKLLPWLASLPSAAEPEVAVA; encoded by the exons ATGGCCGCACTCGCCCACCACCACCGAGTCCTCCTTTCCTTCACCTCCTTCGCAACCCCAAGAACTCACCTACCCTGCGCATCCTCCTCGCCGCCTCCCACGCATGCCCGCCTCAGAGGCGCCCGTGTTCTCCGGCAcgcctccggcggcggcggcagcagcagcgcgGCCCCTGTCTCCAGCTCGTCCCTGGAGGAGCTGTCCCGGAGCTGCACCACCTGGTCATGGCGAGGGATGCGCGTGAACTACCTGGTCAGGGGGGAGGGCCCGCCCGTGCTGCTCGTCCACGGCTTCGGCGCCTCCGTCGCGCACTGGCGCAG GAACATTGGCGTGTTGTCTGAATCCAACACGGTCTATGCCATCGATTTGCTCGGGTTTGGGGCGTCAGACAAGCCTGCTGGATTCTCTTACACCATGGAAACTTGGGCCGAG TTGATCCTGGAGTTCTTGGACGAGGTCGTCAAGAGGCCCACCGTGCTTGTTGGCAACTCTGTGGGCAGCCTTGCTTGTGTCATTGCCGCCTCAG ATTCTACCAGGGACCTTGTCCGGGGGCTTGTGCTGCTGAACTGCTCAGGTGGGATGAACAACAAGGCGATCGTCGATGACTGGAGGATCAAGCTGCTCTTGCCTCTGCTCTGGTTAATCGACTTTCTGCTCAAACAAAAGAGCATCGCATCGGCACTCTTCGGCCGCGTTAAAGAAAG GGAGAATCTGAAGAACATCTTGATGTCTGTCTACGGAAACAAGGACGCCGTGGATGATGAACTGGTCGAG ATCATAAGAGGGCCGGCTGACACCGAAGGTGCTCTGGACGCGTTCGTGTCGACGGTGACGGGCCCGCCGGGGCCTAGCCCGATAGCCCTGATGCCGAGGATCAAGATTCCGGTGTTGGTTCTGTGGGGAGACGAGGATCCCTTCACCCCGATCGACGGGCCCGTGGGGAAGTACTTCTCCGGCCTCCCGTCGGAGCTTCCCAACGTGAGGCTCTACATGCTGGAGGGGGTTGGCCACTGCCCGCACGACGATCGGCCGGACCTCGTGCACGAGAAGCTGCTGCCATGGCTGGCCAGTCTCCCGTCCGCGGCCGAGCCTGAGGTGGCGGTAGCTTAA